From Nitrospira sp., one genomic window encodes:
- a CDS encoding CBS domain-containing protein, with protein MVTVSDLMTKTLVTVPVGTSTADAAKVMNERQVGSVFIEQNNRVVGIVTESDIVRKVVGENKPVHCVSVESIMSSPVISLDERRSITEAADLMQSHHTRHLGVVQSGAIIGVLSVRDLLQPVAIDEF; from the coding sequence ATGGTGACTGTCAGTGATCTCATGACCAAGACACTAGTGACCGTGCCGGTCGGCACTTCGACGGCCGATGCGGCCAAAGTGATGAACGAGCGTCAGGTCGGTAGCGTCTTCATCGAGCAGAACAATCGTGTCGTCGGCATTGTGACCGAATCCGACATTGTTCGAAAGGTCGTCGGCGAAAACAAACCGGTACATTGTGTTTCGGTCGAATCGATCATGAGCAGCCCTGTCATCAGTCTCGACGAACGACGATCGATCACGGAGGCCGCCGATTTGATGCAGTCCCATCACACCCGTCATTTGGGCGTGGTGCAGAGCGGCGCGATCATCGGGGTGTTGTCGGTACGCGATCTGTTGCAACCGGTTGCGATAGACGAGTTCTAA